From the genome of Clostridium sp. BNL1100, one region includes:
- a CDS encoding DUF58 domain-containing protein, which translates to MLFLQIALALPLLILIETILFKRFLLKGVVYRRTISETSVFEGDKISMIEDIENNSFLPIAWMKAESRISPNLEFSAIKNMQVSQGGYHRSVFSIMPFYRLKRTHTVTCLKRGEYNVGNVTLTAGDILGFVTKILSYDNEVRLLVYPSPLSENRMVECYRSLQGDAVVRRFINPDPFLVAGVREYQAGDPVSSISWKSTARTNSLQVYKYDYSADTKLLILFNIDSSSSQDNYPNERECEKIELGIHFCASIIDKTIKQGISTGFCCNGHFRDQKEIVNIPSRCSQIQLFTIFEAMAKLQLHRVLSFYTMIKNIKNTIPKDTDILIVSLYNDEKIQEQVRELKRSGHDVETWIISESEVE; encoded by the coding sequence CCGCAGAACTATTTCTGAAACCTCAGTTTTTGAGGGTGATAAAATATCAATGATTGAGGATATAGAAAACAATAGTTTTCTGCCCATTGCATGGATGAAAGCAGAATCAAGGATAAGCCCAAACCTTGAATTCAGTGCTATTAAAAATATGCAGGTGTCTCAGGGAGGCTATCACAGAAGTGTTTTTTCCATAATGCCTTTTTATCGGCTGAAAAGAACCCATACAGTCACCTGTCTTAAACGAGGGGAATACAACGTTGGGAATGTGACATTAACGGCCGGGGACATTCTAGGTTTTGTTACAAAGATATTATCATATGACAATGAGGTGAGACTTCTTGTCTACCCAAGTCCTCTTTCTGAAAACAGAATGGTGGAGTGCTACCGTTCTCTCCAAGGGGATGCAGTTGTAAGGAGGTTCATAAACCCAGACCCGTTTCTTGTAGCAGGAGTGAGGGAGTATCAGGCTGGGGATCCTGTCTCGTCAATCAGTTGGAAGTCAACGGCAAGAACCAATTCACTTCAGGTATATAAGTATGACTATTCGGCAGATACAAAGCTCTTGATTCTATTTAATATTGATTCCAGCAGCAGTCAGGACAATTATCCGAATGAGAGGGAATGTGAAAAAATAGAATTGGGTATTCACTTTTGTGCTTCAATTATAGATAAGACAATCAAACAGGGGATATCTACAGGGTTTTGCTGTAACGGGCACTTCAGAGATCAAAAAGAAATTGTCAATATCCCTTCTCGTTGCAGTCAGATTCAGCTTTTTACTATTTTTGAGGCCATGGCGAAACTGCAACTTCACAGAGTGTTATCCTTTTATACAATGATAAAAAACATAAAAAACACTATTCCAAAGGATACAGATATACTTATTGTTTCTCTCTACAATGACGAAAAGATTCAGGAACAGGTTCGTGAACTGAAACGTTCCGGGCATGATGTTGAAACCTGGATTATTTCTGAAAGCGAGGTGGAATAA